A region of the bacterium BMS3Abin11 genome:
AGGCGGGGTTTTTTCATTTTCAGGGTGGTTATTAATTCTGGAGATAACTGCCCTTAAGAGAAGCTAGAGAAGCTGTTATGAAGTTTGTTGATGAAGCAGAAATCAAGGTTTTCGCGGGTGATGGCGGCAATGGCTGCCAGAGTTTCAGGCGTGAGAAATATATACCCAGGGGTGGCCCGGATGGTGGTGACGGTGGTCGTGGTGGAGATGTCCACCTGGTCGGTTCTTCATCACTGAACACGCTGGTGGATTTCCGTTATACCCGCAGCTTCAGGGCAAAAAATGGCGAGAAAGGACGAGGGGCCAACTGCACCGGCGCCGGCGCTGATGATCTGCTGATTAAAGTACCTGTCGGGACGATGGTAACAGATGCTGGTACCGGCGAGATGATTGGTGATATCGTCTCTGATAGTTATGAGTTGCTGGTGGCGAAAGGCGGTCAGGGCGGACTTGGCAATACCCGTTTCAAGTCCAGCACCAATCGTGCACCAACAAAAACTATCCCTGGCAGGCCCGGTGATCAGCGCGGCCTGCTGCTGGAATTACGCCTGCTGGCCGATGTAGGGCTGCTCGGTCTGCCCAATGCAGGAAAATCCACCTTATTGAGAACGGTTTCTCGCGCCCACCCAAAAGTGGCAGATTATCCATTTACCACGATGTATCCCCAGCTGGGTGTGATTCGGATTGATGAAGGCAGCAGTTTTGTGATGGCAGATATACCGGGTCTGATAGAAGGCGCATCAGAAGGTGCAGGGCTCGGTATTCAGTTCCTGCGTCATTTGTCACGCACCAGTCTATTGCTGCATATGGTTGATATCATGCCGCCAGAAGGGCAGGATAAGGTCATTGCCAATGCGCGTGCCCTGATAAATGAACTACAGCAGTTTGATGCAGCGCTGATCAATCGTCCGCGCTGGCTGGTATTGAATAAAACTGATTTGTTGCCGGAGGATGAATTACAAAAAATTCGCCACAAGATTGTTGATGAACTGGACTGGCAGGGCGAATTATTCATGATTTCTGCCGCTACCGGTAGAGGATGCCCAGAACTGGTGCAGGCCATCATGAAATGGCTGCTACGGCAGCAGGAAGATCCAGGGCGCCTCTGATTAATGAGGTACTCTTTACAGTAAGGCAGGGAAATTCATAACACAAACGCAATATGACAAAGCAAAATAAAAATAACGGCAACAAGCCTTGCTGGGTAATCAAGATTGGCAGCGCCCTGCTGACATCAGACGGTAGAGGTCTTGATGAGCAGGCAATAGCCGACTGGGTGAAGCAAATGGCCCAGTTGCAGAACCAGGGCATCCGTATCGTACTGGTGTCTTCCGGTGCGGTTGCCGCAGGCATGCAGCGTCTTGGCTGGACGAAACGTCCACATGCCCTGTACCAGCAACAGGTTGCAGCAGCCATAGGCCAGATGGGTTTGATCCAGCTCTATGAATCGGCATTTCAACAGTATGGTCTGCATACCGCACAAATTTTGCTGACCCATGAAGACCTGTCAAATAGAAAGCGCTATCTCAATGCGCGGGGGACCCTGCGCGAAGTTCTTAAACTGAATGTTATTCCCGTTATCAACGAAAACGATACGGTAGCGACCGATGAGATTCGTTTCGGCGACAATGACAGCCTGGCAGCGATGGTCGCCAACCTCGTCGAGGCTGATCGTCTGGTCATACTGACTGACCAGGACGGTCTGTTTGATCGTGATCCGAGGAAGTTCTCTGACGCCACATTAATTCAGCAAGCAAAAGCGGATTCTAATGAGCTTGAAGGCTATGCCGGTGATAGCGGCAGCCTGGGGCGTGGTGGCATGCTTACCAAGGTTCGCGCCGCCGGGCGGGCAGCCAGATCCGGTGCCAGTACCTATATTGTCAATGGGCACACAGAGAATATCCTGCTGCGACTGCATAAAGGTGAAACACATGGCACACTTTTAGTGCCGGCCGCAAGACGGATTGCAGCGCGAAAACAGTGGCTGGCGATACATATGCAGCCCTGCGGTGATCTGCTGTTGGACAGCGGTGCAGTAAAAGTATTGCGTGAATCAGGACGCAGTTTATTACCCGTTGGAGTTACCGCCGTAAATGGCAACTTTGCCCGCGGCGATATGGTGCGCTGCCTCGATCAGGATGGCAGGGAAGTCGCCCGTGGCCTGGTGAATTATTCTTCGCTGGAAGCGGAGAAAATTATTGGATATGCCAGTGACCGGATTGAATCGATTCTAGGTTATGTCGATGAAGCGGAGTTGATACACCGGGACAATATGGTGGTGTTCTGATGTTGAGCCGGCACTCGGCTTTGGGACTCGCCTCTTAATCTGAGTATTTCGACTTTGTGTCTATTGGGGGGCAGGCTCATAGTCCAATCGAGTCTGAGCCCGAAGATCCTTCATCAGCCCGACTTTTTTCTTACATCTATAATTTTATGTGACAATGTCACTTAAAAGTCTGCCAGCTTCCGGTAAATTCCAGCGAGCAATAAAAATGGCCGTACCTTTTGTGGAGGATGTATCGATTCCACATACATAAAAACATATACAAAATATTGGCAGGAGAAGCCTGATGAAATCGTTTTTTTCGAGAATCTTATTTACCCTGATAACTATGATGTTCCTTTCGCAGCCCACATTGGCGGATGACGATGATCTGGCAGTCAATGAAGTTGAGGGAAGCCTTTCTGTAATGGTGCTTGGTTCTGGTGGACCAATAGCAACCGCAGAAGGACGTGCAAGTGCGGGTTATCTAATCTTTACCGATGGCAAACCACGAATTCTGATGGATGTCGGTGGGGGGACTTTTCAGCGTTTAGCTAAGAGTGGTACGAACATTAAGGACTTAGACATTATCCTGCTAAGCCATTTACATGCTGATCATACAGGTGATTTAACATCTGTGGTGAAGACCATGTACTTCCATAACAACCTGGCGCGAGCTCAGGCTGCAAAGCAGGGCATA
Encoded here:
- the obg gene encoding GTPase Obg yields the protein MKFVDEAEIKVFAGDGGNGCQSFRREKYIPRGGPDGGDGGRGGDVHLVGSSSLNTLVDFRYTRSFRAKNGEKGRGANCTGAGADDLLIKVPVGTMVTDAGTGEMIGDIVSDSYELLVAKGGQGGLGNTRFKSSTNRAPTKTIPGRPGDQRGLLLELRLLADVGLLGLPNAGKSTLLRTVSRAHPKVADYPFTTMYPQLGVIRIDEGSSFVMADIPGLIEGASEGAGLGIQFLRHLSRTSLLLHMVDIMPPEGQDKVIANARALINELQQFDAALINRPRWLVLNKTDLLPEDELQKIRHKIVDELDWQGELFMISAATGRGCPELVQAIMKWLLRQQEDPGRL
- the proB gene encoding glutamate 5-kinase, with amino-acid sequence MTKQNKNNGNKPCWVIKIGSALLTSDGRGLDEQAIADWVKQMAQLQNQGIRIVLVSSGAVAAGMQRLGWTKRPHALYQQQVAAAIGQMGLIQLYESAFQQYGLHTAQILLTHEDLSNRKRYLNARGTLREVLKLNVIPVINENDTVATDEIRFGDNDSLAAMVANLVEADRLVILTDQDGLFDRDPRKFSDATLIQQAKADSNELEGYAGDSGSLGRGGMLTKVRAAGRAARSGASTYIVNGHTENILLRLHKGETHGTLLVPAARRIAARKQWLAIHMQPCGDLLLDSGAVKVLRESGRSLLPVGVTAVNGNFARGDMVRCLDQDGREVARGLVNYSSLEAEKIIGYASDRIESILGYVDEAELIHRDNMVVF